The nucleotide sequence CTCGGCGAGGCCGCCGCGCTGGACGCGCGGCTGGCCGCCGGGGAACGTCCGGGCCCACTGGCCGGGGTGCCGCTGACGGTGAAGGAAAACATCGACATGGCCGGGCTGCCCACTACGCACGGGGTGCCGTCGCTGGCCGATGCGGTGGTACCGGTTGACGCCCCGGTGGTGGAGCGGATGCGCGCCGCCGGGGCGATCCCGATCGGGCGCACCAACATGCCGGACATGGGCCTGCGCATCTCCACCGACAGCAGCCTGCACGGGCTGACCCGCAACCCCTGGCACCCAGATCGCACCGCGGCCGGATCCAGCGGCGGGGAGGCCGCCTCGCTGGCCACCGGGATGTCCGCGCTGGGGCTCGGCAACGACATCGGCGGCTCGCTGCGCAATCCGGCCAGTGCTTGCGGCATCGCCTCGATCCGGCCGTCGGCGGGGCGGGTCCCCGACGCGGGTCTGGTCCCGATGGAGGACGCGCTGATCGCCTCCCAACTGATGGCGGTGAACGGCCCGATGGCGCGCACAGTCGCCGACGTGCGCGCCGCGCTGGGCCTGCTGAACGGGCACCACCCGCGCGATCCATGGTCGGTCGACGTCCCGTTGAGCACGCCCGCGGTTCCGCGTCGGGTCGCGGTCGTCGCCGAACCACCCGGCGGGAGTACCGACCCAGTGGTGGCCGACGCGGTGCGCGCCGCCGCGGCCTTCCTGGCTGACGCGGGCTACCAGGTGGAGGAGATGACCCCGCCCAACTACGAGGAAGCGGCGGCGCTGTGGGCGCAACTGTTGCTCGGCGACCTCCGCTCGATCCGCGCGGAACTTGAGGCGATCATGGGCGCGGACGGGTTCGCGATCATGAACCAAACCTTCGCCGCCATCCCGGCGCTCGACGGCGATGCGTGGTCCAAGCTGTTTCAGGCCCGGCACCGAGTCGCCCGTGCCTGGTCGGTCTTCCTTGCCGAGTTCCCGCTGGTGCTCTCGCCCACCTGGTCGCAACTGCCCTTCGAGCACGGCTTCGACGTCACCCCGGAGGGCACCGCGGCGTTCATGGAGATGCTGCGGCCGGTCACCCCGGCGAACCTGCTGGGCCTGCCCTCGGCGTGCGTACCGGCGGCGCGGGACTCCGAGACCGGCCTGCCCATCGGCGTGCTGCTCACCGGCGCCCGGTTCGCCGACTCGCTCTGCCTCGACGCCGCGGAGGCCGTCGAGGCACGTTCGCCGATCCGCACCCCGGTTGATCCGGTGACCGAGCTCAGCTAGCGCCCTTACCCGGACCCTGCGGCAACTTCTTGCCCCGCTTCGGCGCGCCCGCCGAGGGCGGCGGGACCATCGGGCCGATGTCACCGTCCGGTGCGGTGTCCAGATCCACGATCACCGGCGCGTGATCCGAGGGCCCGGTGCCCTTGCGGGCCTTGCGGTCCACCCACGCCGCCTGCACCCGGTCGGCCACCGGCCCGCTGGTCAGCACCAGGTCGATGCGCATGCCGAGGTTCTGGTGGAACATGCCCGCCCGGTAGTCCCAATAGCTGAACACCTGCTCCTTTCCCCACCGCTCGCGGACCACGTCGCGCAGCCCGAGGGCGTCCAGGGCGGCCCGTTCCGGCGGGGTCACATGGGTGTGCCCGACGTAGGCGGCCGGGTCGAAAACATCGGCGTCGGCCGGCGCGACGTTCATGTCGCCGCACACCAACACGTCGCGCGACTCGGTCGCGACCTGCCCGCGCAACGCGGAGTACCAGGCGAGCTTGTAGCGGTAGTGATCGGAGTCCGGCTCGCGACCGTTGGGTACGTACACCGACCAGATGCGCAGCCCGGCGCAGACCGCGGACACCGCTCGGGCCTCCTGGTGGGGGAATCCGGGTCCGCCGGGCAGCCCGGTCACCACGTCCTCCAGCCCGACCCGGGAGAGCAGGGCGACCCCGTTCCACTGGCTCTGTCCGTGCGCGGCGATCGCGTAGCCGCGCGCCGCCGCCTCTTCCTGGAGAAGGTCGGCGAGGGCTGCGTCATCCAGCTTGGTCTCCTGCAGGCAGACCACGTCCGGCGCCCGTTCGTCCAACCAGGGCAGGAATCTGGGCATCCGTTGCTTGAGTGAGTTCACGTTCCAGGTGGCGATGCGCACACACCCACGCTACCCGGGCGGGCACCGGCCGCCGCGCCATGATGAGATTCGGCACATGGCACTGACATTCTTCTCGGACGAGTGGTGCGAGGCGGCCCGCGACGCCATCAACAACAACGACGCCGTCTACAAGGGCTTCAAGGATCCGGTCAACTTCAGCCACACGATGTACCTCGGTCTGATCGACCATCCCGAAATCAAGACCTACCTCACGTTCGAGGAGGGCAACCTCACCGAGTGGACCACCCAGCCGATTCACGGTGACGGTCCGTTCGACTTCGCCCTGGTGGCACGGC is from Sporichthyaceae bacterium and encodes:
- a CDS encoding amidase, coding for MELTHLTALQLAAAVAARELTAVEVVKAHLTRIEAVNPWCNAIVRVLTDSALGEAAALDARLAAGERPGPLAGVPLTVKENIDMAGLPTTHGVPSLADAVVPVDAPVVERMRAAGAIPIGRTNMPDMGLRISTDSSLHGLTRNPWHPDRTAAGSSGGEAASLATGMSALGLGNDIGGSLRNPASACGIASIRPSAGRVPDAGLVPMEDALIASQLMAVNGPMARTVADVRAALGLLNGHHPRDPWSVDVPLSTPAVPRRVAVVAEPPGGSTDPVVADAVRAAAAFLADAGYQVEEMTPPNYEEAAALWAQLLLGDLRSIRAELEAIMGADGFAIMNQTFAAIPALDGDAWSKLFQARHRVARAWSVFLAEFPLVLSPTWSQLPFEHGFDVTPEGTAAFMEMLRPVTPANLLGLPSACVPAARDSETGLPIGVLLTGARFADSLCLDAAEAVEARSPIRTPVDPVTELS
- a CDS encoding exodeoxyribonuclease III, with the protein product MRIATWNVNSLKQRMPRFLPWLDERAPDVVCLQETKLDDAALADLLQEEAAARGYAIAAHGQSQWNGVALLSRVGLEDVVTGLPGGPGFPHQEARAVSAVCAGLRIWSVYVPNGREPDSDHYRYKLAWYSALRGQVATESRDVLVCGDMNVAPADADVFDPAAYVGHTHVTPPERAALDALGLRDVVRERWGKEQVFSYWDYRAGMFHQNLGMRIDLVLTSGPVADRVQAAWVDRKARKGTGPSDHAPVIVDLDTAPDGDIGPMVPPPSAGAPKRGKKLPQGPGKGAS
- a CDS encoding SCP2 sterol-binding domain-containing protein; its protein translation is MALTFFSDEWCEAARDAINNNDAVYKGFKDPVNFSHTMYLGLIDHPEIKTYLTFEEGNLTEWTTQPIHGDGPFDFALVARLEHFREAAEGETEGAKLLMGGKLRIAEGMQLAIQNVGAFNNFLLTLGQVDTDWDI